In Poecilia reticulata strain Guanapo linkage group LG15, Guppy_female_1.0+MT, whole genome shotgun sequence, the sequence gtTTTATACTATTTGGGGTATTCAAGGGAGGAAATGATCAATCGATCATGGTACAGCCTCTTGCATCCTGAAGATCTGCCACTGGCTGCAACTTCTCATAAAAGTTTAAGTAAgtattttctatatttctaAAGCTAGCGGCCAGGTTTTTATTGGTGAATAACTTGTTTCTCTCCTTTATAATAAGCATAATTGCCTTTTTCTCCAGTGCAGGCAGAAGAGGGATTCCAGGTGGAGATGATCCTGAGGCTCCAGAGCACAGATCTGTCATGGACCTGGATCTATATCCGAGCTAACAAGGACCCAGAGTGCCAGAGCATCAGCTGCACTAACTACATCATCAGGTGTGATGAGGCTCTGAGGCAACCCCGAACTGACagtgtttcacttttaaaagtCTCTTAACACATCTTTTTTAATCTCACAGCGAAACCGAGGCCAAATTTCTGCAGAAGAAAATCAGCAGCGCCGCCTTCAAGCCGCCGTCTGTGCCAAATTACCTCTACTTTGCTCCAGAGGTGCCTCAGAGTCGGAGCGTCagcactaaatgttttaaaaggcGGAGGATGTGTGGCAGCCAGAGTGAGGAGCTTGGAACCACAACAAGAAGGGAATCTGAGGAAGACATTTACTGTGTGTTTTGCCCGTCCTCCCAGGGTAACGGCTCTCCTGTTCCCCTGGGTGAGAGCCCCGCGCTGTTCACCCCTCCCTACAGCCCAGCCTCGTCCAGCTCCACTCTGCAGCCGGAGgagctgaactctgacctcctGATGGATGTTCATGCATGTGAAGATCAGCTGCCAACCTCTCCTGACGTCTCTCCCTCTTACTACTCCTACCAGGACACGAGACTCGCCTGTCGCCATTCACCTGCTGACTCTTTACTCACAGCCGCTGACCAAGTCTTTGAACACAGAGACTTTGACCTGTTCACCGGCAGCTCCCCGCACTCCTCCTCGtcctcatcttcatctccaAACTATGATTTCCAGGCTTGTCCGGCCGACGCTCGATTGGTTCCCGACTGTTTCTTTGTGTCGGAAACATGCGAGAGCCAAGGGGAGAGCGCGTCCCTGCATCCGGACGACTTCAACCTTCTGGACGATCCACAAGGGGGCAGTCTGGTTCAGCTTCATCAGGTGCCCCAACAAGAACTTCTCATGCATTCCAGCATTCTGACTCCCACCCAGTCTCCGGCAGCGGCAGAGCCGAACCTCTATGACGAGGGGGAGCAGGCGGCCATCAGCATCCTGGCCCAGCAGATCTCCTCTCTTGCCAGCAGCTTCAACCTGCACCGCGACCTGAATCCTCTACAAAACGCGGCGCTGGCAGCCAACGCTGACTGGCTCCAAGGCTCACCTCTTCCTTCAGCCCTTCTCCCAAAGCAGGAGCAGGTCTATGATGACCGCACGCTGGACAGCATCCTCAAAGACCTGAACGTGGTCTCTAGGAAAAGTAGTCCGTCCAGTCCTGACGTTGTTTCCCGCAGCTACCAGCAGGGCCTCGTTTCAGGGGAGCCGGTCAGCACAGGCAGCTTCACCTTGTGTCCCTTCAATGTGCAGCTGGGAAACcaaagcagaaacactgagttgCATCAACTCAACCACTACATGCAGAGGAGCCTCCAGCAAGGTAAACTTTCCTAAAGCAtacattatttttgctgtgaagaaaaatatttacccCCTTACAGATTTCCATTTTGTCAGGTAAAATAGGTTTTTCAAATTACCGTTTTGAGGTGAcgatttaatttattaaggaaaaaaattgatCCAAAACAACCTGACCGTACATGTAAATATTGCTGCGacttaaaccaaaaaaaaaaaatgactgtggagaaatttttatttctctgtattgAGAATTGGTAGCTGTGTTTCAATTACAAATGTggacaaaactttgtcaatattccactaatgtcaaaaaaacaacaacacaattaTGCAACTGCTGTGttcccattaaataagaaacacaattaaaatcaaacatgaataagtttgtccacacaataagtcattaaaaaacacatcgtcc encodes:
- the npas4l gene encoding neuronal PAS domain-containing protein 4-like, translating into MALWCNACKSPVSSPCTSHHQPGDQRRSACRRFRSTKGASKARRDHINHEIRNMRSLLPISQEDQERMSYLHSMAAICTYIRKSVLFQGLPAGERSQSALQYEAFLDALHGFILVTTAQGRLVYVSENVAEYLGPSMVDVLQGDTIYDLVERSDVDVIRSNLNTESNLFSERSFVCCMLASKAFKLQFGSCCSMLVRGNFQFFPQPSSAAAPTVQPLFVALCTPTVNRLTGANSHFCHSFSSTHRLDMGFTQLSDSVLYYLGYSREEMINRSWYSLLHPEDLPLAATSHKSLMQAEEGFQVEMILRLQSTDLSWTWIYIRANKDPECQSISCTNYIISETEAKFLQKKISSAAFKPPSVPNYLYFAPEVPQSRSVSTKCFKRRRMCGSQSEELGTTTRRESEEDIYCVFCPSSQGNGSPVPLGESPALFTPPYSPASSSSTLQPEELNSDLLMDVHACEDQLPTSPDVSPSYYSYQDTRLACRHSPADSLLTAADQVFEHRDFDLFTGSSPHSSSSSSSSPNYDFQACPADARLVPDCFFVSETCESQGESASLHPDDFNLLDDPQGGSLVQLHQVPQQELLMHSSILTPTQSPAAAEPNLYDEGEQAAISILAQQISSLASSFNLHRDLNPLQNAALAANADWLQGSPLPSALLPKQEQVYDDRTLDSILKDLNVVSRKSSPSSPDVVSRSYQQGLVSGEPVSTGSFTLCPFNVQLGNQSRNTELHQLNHYMQRSLQQDGLAEENLY